In a genomic window of Gadus macrocephalus chromosome 9, ASM3116895v1:
- the LOC132464332 gene encoding troponin I, fast skeletal muscle-like yields the protein MSDGKKMTSSRRHHLKSLMLQIAATWIETEKQELVEAKQNYMAENCPNPDMSGDLAALMEICKKLSQAADKIDDERYDVESKVVKANKEIEDLRMKVVELGGVKKPALKKVRMSADAMLQALLGGKHKVTMDLRSNLKQVKKEVKEESVEAGDWRKNIEDKADRKKMFETS from the exons CGGAAAGAAAATGACTTCCAGCCGTAGGCACCATCTGAAG AGTCTGATGCTGCAGATTGCAGCAACCTGGATTGAGACCGAGAagcaggagctggtggaggccaAGCAGAACTACATGGCCGAGAACTGCCCTAACCCCGACATGAGTGGAGACTTGGCTGCACTGATG gaGATTTGCAAGAAGCTCTCCCAGGCGGCCGACAAGATAGATGATGAGCGCTACGACGTGGAGTCCAAAGTGGTGAAGGCCAACAAGGAG ATCGAGGACCTGCGGAtgaaggtggtggagctggGAGGCGTGAAGAAGCCAGCCCTGAAGAAGGTCCGCATGTCTGCTGATGCCATGCTGCAGGCCCTACTAGGAGGGAAACACAAGGTCACCATGGACCTCAGGTCCAACCTCAAGCAGGTCAAGAaggaggtcaaggaggag AGCGTAGAGGCCGGAGATTGGCGCAAAAACATTGAGGACAAGGCGGACAGG